A region from the Melioribacter roseus P3M-2 genome encodes:
- the ppc gene encoding phosphoenolpyruvate carboxylase — protein sequence MLRKEEIIIDDNLRRNIKELGTILGNILIEQEGREIFNAVENLRVLSKEFRSGNTVEAKKKIKRIVAALDENKARKVVKAFYIYFLIVNAADEVFQILKREKENNGDTWNKLIEVIEEENVEAELLKKVIEKTEISPVFTAHPTEATRETILRKILEITKLLLMREKVNRAGFEYRKIEKQIYTTITLLWQTEEIRSSKITVYDEIERIIFFLKNIIYQVLPEFYARLDYKLKENYGEKLSGKPFLRFGSWVGSDRDGHPFVTEEVTKYTFNYQKSVILNLYIDDIKKLYEQISASYKITGAEPALISNVLKFKNKLGKEIRESIDRNPSEIYRAYFLIIEERLTRTLKMEAYSYKNEKQLLEDLYLMYISLQKNKGKEIAENFLLPVIRRIETFGFQLATLDIRQNSSLIRNAIDDILKKSGVTNKYLRLNDKEKTEILTAEILNDRPLIGINTELKQPTKQVLGEIGLIKWSRENISSNSSKDYIISNCSSVSDVLSALLLAKEAGVIKVRKNKILNSQLDILPLFETIEDLRESQNIMKELFDNRAYRNHLECRNKIQYVMLGYSDSNKDGGILTSNYELFKSQVNLKALCDRNNIELILFHGRGGSISRGGGPVFQSILSQPRGTVNGKLKITEQGEMISFKYLVPQLAIRSLEYFSSAVLIATIYTELKKQPEYLFRYNNLFDKISGYAFEHYRSLIESENFIEYFRTATPIDVIENIEIGSRPASRKKGNDIKNLRAIPWVFAWTQNRQTLSGWYGFGYAINRAVREGLTTWKELSEIFNSWNFFKTLIQNIEMVLLKTDVMIAREYYSELCVKNKANKKIFNSFEEEYRRSVEAVLKITREKELLGSNKILQQSILLRNPYIDPVSFIQIRFLKLYRNKKLPGDKKKKILNLLRATVNGISSGLRNTG from the coding sequence ATGCTGCGGAAAGAAGAAATTATTATCGACGACAATCTGCGTCGCAATATTAAAGAGCTGGGAACAATTCTCGGCAATATTTTAATAGAGCAAGAGGGCAGAGAAATATTTAATGCCGTTGAAAACCTTCGGGTTTTGTCGAAAGAATTCAGATCGGGAAATACAGTGGAAGCAAAGAAAAAAATTAAGAGGATTGTGGCTGCTCTCGATGAAAACAAAGCTCGCAAAGTCGTAAAAGCTTTCTATATCTATTTCCTTATAGTAAATGCAGCCGACGAGGTGTTCCAAATATTAAAGAGAGAAAAAGAAAACAACGGCGATACGTGGAATAAATTGATTGAAGTCATAGAAGAGGAAAACGTCGAAGCCGAGCTCCTGAAAAAAGTGATTGAAAAGACCGAGATATCCCCGGTATTTACCGCTCATCCGACTGAAGCGACGCGCGAGACAATACTTCGGAAAATTCTCGAAATAACGAAACTTCTTTTGATGAGAGAGAAGGTCAACCGAGCCGGTTTCGAATACAGAAAAATTGAAAAACAAATCTACACTACAATAACTTTACTCTGGCAAACGGAGGAAATCAGGTCTTCCAAAATTACGGTTTATGATGAGATAGAAAGAATAATCTTTTTCCTTAAAAATATAATATATCAGGTGTTGCCGGAATTCTACGCGCGCCTCGATTATAAATTAAAAGAAAACTACGGCGAAAAGCTATCGGGCAAGCCTTTTTTGAGATTCGGCAGCTGGGTCGGAAGCGACCGCGACGGGCACCCCTTCGTTACCGAAGAAGTTACTAAATATACATTCAATTACCAGAAATCGGTAATCCTGAATCTGTACATAGACGATATTAAAAAACTGTACGAACAAATTAGCGCTTCTTACAAGATTACCGGCGCAGAACCCGCTCTTATCAGCAACGTGCTAAAATTTAAGAATAAACTTGGAAAAGAAATTCGTGAATCGATAGATCGAAATCCCAGCGAAATATACAGAGCGTATTTTCTGATAATCGAAGAAAGATTGACGCGCACGTTGAAGATGGAAGCATATTCGTACAAAAACGAAAAACAACTTCTCGAAGACCTCTATTTAATGTATATAAGTCTTCAAAAGAACAAGGGTAAAGAAATTGCCGAAAACTTTCTGCTGCCGGTTATTCGACGAATTGAAACCTTCGGATTTCAGCTTGCAACGCTCGATATAAGACAAAACTCGTCGTTGATAAGAAACGCTATCGACGACATTTTAAAAAAGAGCGGAGTTACGAATAAATACCTGCGTCTCAATGATAAAGAAAAAACGGAAATTCTTACCGCGGAAATTTTGAACGACAGACCGTTAATAGGGATAAATACAGAGCTGAAACAACCGACGAAACAGGTGCTCGGGGAAATCGGCTTGATTAAATGGTCGCGCGAAAATATTTCGTCAAACAGCAGTAAGGACTACATAATAAGCAATTGCAGCAGCGTAAGCGACGTCCTTTCTGCATTGCTGCTGGCAAAAGAAGCCGGCGTTATTAAAGTAAGGAAAAACAAAATACTGAATTCGCAGCTCGATATATTGCCGCTATTCGAAACAATCGAAGATTTGAGAGAGTCGCAAAATATAATGAAAGAATTGTTCGATAACAGAGCTTACAGGAATCACCTCGAATGCAGAAATAAAATTCAATATGTAATGCTCGGGTATTCCGACAGCAACAAAGACGGCGGTATATTGACGTCGAATTATGAATTGTTCAAATCGCAGGTCAATCTGAAAGCTCTGTGCGACAGGAACAATATCGAATTAATATTATTTCACGGAAGAGGCGGGAGCATTTCGCGCGGAGGAGGACCGGTTTTTCAATCGATTCTTTCCCAGCCGAGAGGCACTGTCAACGGTAAACTGAAAATTACCGAACAGGGCGAAATGATTTCATTTAAGTACCTGGTTCCTCAATTGGCTATCAGAAGTCTCGAATATTTTTCGTCGGCGGTTTTGATTGCCACTATTTATACTGAATTAAAGAAACAGCCGGAGTATTTATTCAGGTACAATAATCTGTTCGACAAAATTTCCGGTTATGCGTTTGAACACTACCGTTCTCTGATTGAGTCGGAAAACTTCATTGAATATTTCAGAACGGCTACGCCGATAGACGTAATAGAAAATATCGAAATCGGTTCAAGACCGGCTTCGCGTAAAAAAGGAAACGACATTAAAAATCTACGAGCCATACCGTGGGTTTTTGCATGGACGCAAAACCGTCAAACTTTGTCAGGATGGTACGGATTCGGCTATGCAATAAACCGAGCGGTCAGGGAAGGACTAACCACATGGAAAGAATTGTCGGAAATATTTAATTCGTGGAATTTTTTCAAAACGTTGATTCAAAATATTGAAATGGTTTTGCTCAAGACCGATGTAATGATAGCGCGTGAATATTACAGCGAGTTGTGCGTTAAAAACAAAGCCAACAAAAAGATTTTTAATTCTTTCGAGGAAGAATATAGGAGGTCCGTGGAAGCCGTATTGAAAATCACGCGGGAAAAAGAACTTCTCGGTTCAAACAAAATATTACAGCAATCAATTCTGCTGCGCAATCCTTATATTGATCCGGTAAGTTTTATTCAAATAAGATTTTTAAAGTTGTACAGAAATAAAAAATTGCCCGGCGACAAAAAGAAAAAAATACTGAACCTGCTCCGGGCTACTGTCAACGGAATATCTTCGGGTTTGAGAAATACAGGATAA
- a CDS encoding rhomboid family intramembrane serine protease yields the protein MIPISDNIPSRHFPVINWTLIALNIIIFFFTLSLGKDAEIFVKLFGVVPYRFINDFDIYEISTIYTSMFLHGGWAHIFSNMLALYIFGDNVEDRLGSFRYLIFYLLTGTAAALLHIYLNQDSVIPTVGASGAISGVMAAYIFLYPRAKVITLFPILFIPFFIDIPALVYTGVWFITQFFSGLLSIVSNTAAFGGVAYWAHVGGFVAGAVLLPFMLRNRKKRRTYIDEFYPW from the coding sequence ATGATTCCGATATCGGACAATATTCCTTCAAGGCATTTTCCCGTAATTAACTGGACGTTAATAGCTCTAAACATAATAATTTTCTTCTTTACGTTGAGCTTAGGAAAAGACGCCGAAATATTTGTAAAACTCTTCGGGGTTGTACCGTATCGCTTTATTAATGATTTTGATATATACGAAATTTCCACGATATATACATCTATGTTTTTACACGGGGGCTGGGCGCATATTTTCAGCAATATGCTGGCGCTTTACATTTTCGGAGATAATGTAGAAGACCGACTCGGTTCTTTTCGTTATTTAATTTTTTATTTGTTGACGGGTACGGCGGCGGCTCTTCTTCATATATATTTAAATCAGGATTCCGTCATACCGACGGTAGGCGCAAGCGGCGCCATAAGCGGCGTAATGGCGGCATATATATTTCTTTATCCCCGCGCCAAAGTTATTACCCTATTCCCGATTTTATTTATACCATTTTTTATTGACATACCCGCGCTCGTCTATACAGGCGTCTGGTTCATAACTCAATTCTTCAGCGGATTGCTGTCGATCGTTTCGAACACCGCCGCTTTCGGCGGCGTGGCTTACTGGGCGCATGTGGGAGGATTTGTAGCCGGAGCCGTACTGTTGCCCTTTATGCTAAGAAACAGGAAAAAAAGAAGAACTTATATTGACGAATTTTATCCATGGTAA
- a CDS encoding SDH family Clp fold serine proteinase: MDFLALFWLFIIISSIQPLIRKKMLDSARIKLLELIEKKRGSRVIALIHRQETLSMLGFPLMKYIDINDSEQILRAIKLTDKDVPIDIILHTPGGLVLATEQIANALKKHHAKVTVFIPHYAMSGGTMIALAADEIVMDENAVLGPLDPQIGTKPAASILSILNKKPIDKIDDETLILADVSQKAINQVKNVILRLIEGKINNAEEVAEKLSSGIWTHDYPITVDEAINLGLPVSTEMPNEVYQLMALYPQTAQRRPSVEYIPLPRTKGERTSEE, encoded by the coding sequence ATGGATTTCCTTGCTCTCTTTTGGTTATTTATAATAATATCTTCAATTCAGCCCTTGATAAGAAAAAAGATGCTCGACTCGGCGCGCATTAAGCTGCTCGAATTAATTGAGAAGAAACGTGGGAGTCGCGTTATTGCGCTCATACATCGCCAGGAAACATTGAGCATGCTCGGTTTCCCTCTTATGAAATATATCGACATCAACGATTCCGAACAAATACTGCGCGCAATAAAATTAACCGACAAAGACGTTCCGATCGACATAATACTTCATACTCCGGGAGGACTTGTGCTTGCCACAGAACAGATTGCAAACGCCCTCAAAAAGCACCACGCAAAAGTGACTGTATTCATACCCCACTACGCCATGTCCGGCGGAACAATGATTGCTCTTGCCGCCGACGAAATTGTAATGGATGAAAATGCGGTGCTCGGTCCGCTCGATCCTCAAATCGGAACCAAACCGGCAGCGTCGATTTTGAGCATATTGAATAAAAAGCCGATCGATAAAATCGACGACGAAACCTTAATACTGGCGGACGTTTCCCAGAAAGCGATTAATCAGGTCAAAAATGTTATTCTCCGATTGATCGAAGGCAAAATTAATAACGCCGAAGAAGTCGCAGAAAAATTATCCTCGGGAATTTGGACTCACGACTATCCGATTACCGTGGACGAAGCCATTAACCTGGGTCTGCCCGTATCTACCGAAATGCCAAACGAAGTTTATCAACTAATGGCTCTCTATCCCCAGACAGCTCAGAGACGCCCGTCGGTGGAATACATTCCTCTGCCCAGGACAAAGGGCGAAAGGACTTCGGAAGAATAA
- a CDS encoding S41 family peptidase, protein MKKITLTLFLMCVFSMAAQAQVDARMFQNPDVSETQIVFSYGDDLWVVDKNGGIAHKLTSPKGMEMFPRFSPDGKSIAFIANYFGNIDIFIIPATGGTPERITNHGYTDRLIDWYPDGKNLIFASMMNSGRERFNQFFKVSKEGGLPEQLPIPYGEMASVSPDGKKIAYTPRTRAFRTWKRYRGGMNADIWIFDLEKKTAELIIEGDSNDEFPMWRGDKIYFLSDRGSEKRFNIWQYDIPTKALKQITKFKDFDIHFPALGKDEIVFEAGGAIYLLNLNDESTREIKIKVVTDNITLLPKEENVSKYLSNGDISPDGNRVLLEARGEIFSAPVKEGVTYNLSNSSASAERYPAWSPNGKYAAYWSDINGEYNLTIYDFENPGKTKILTDFVDGYRYNIYWSPDSKKLAFIDKAMQIHIYDMKKNKTVKVDKCNYLYQGGLDNFKVNWSPDSKWLAYAKDMTNRSSALFLFNLDNEKSQQLTSGFYSDFNPVFDPEGKYLFFMTNRELNPLYSDLDNTWIYSNTTKLAVATLSKDTKSLMAAKNDTTAIKKEETDKKDKEKDDKKKDDKKDEKSKDVKIDLADFENRVELLPVEAGNFAGIAAVKGKLIFHRFPNTGSSSKNKPLKYLDLESMKEKDIVDDADAFKVSADGNKILVVKDRAVYVIDAKENQKLSDRVSTDNLVMNITPKEEWKQIFNDVWRFERDFFYDPNMHGVDWKKMKERYGKLIDNCITRGDVNYVIGELISELNASHTYRGGGDIDYPESKDVGYLGIDWTVDNGRFKIKKIIEGAPWDAETRSPLSQPALNVKAGDYILAVNGVELDTKKAPWEAFTGLANKTVELTVNDKPTFEGARKIYVKTLSAENRLRHLAWIESNRKYVDQKTNGKVGYIYVPNTGIEGQTELVRQFMAQFDKDGLIIDERFNSGGQIPDRFIELLNRKPLAFWAVRDGKNWKWPPIAHFGPKVMLINGWSGSGGDAFPDYFRKAGLGPLVGTRTWGGLIGITGAPRLIDGGIVTVPTFRMYDPDGKWFREGHGVDPDYEVIDDPALLSKGIDPQIDKAIEVITDLIKKNPAQFPKQPPYEKR, encoded by the coding sequence ATGAAAAAGATCACTTTAACATTATTTTTAATGTGCGTTTTCTCAATGGCTGCTCAAGCTCAGGTGGACGCGCGCATGTTTCAAAATCCCGACGTATCGGAGACGCAAATCGTCTTTTCTTACGGCGATGATTTATGGGTTGTCGATAAGAACGGCGGCATAGCCCACAAATTAACTTCCCCGAAAGGAATGGAAATGTTCCCGAGATTTTCACCCGACGGCAAATCAATCGCTTTTATTGCCAATTATTTCGGCAACATCGACATTTTTATAATTCCCGCAACGGGAGGCACGCCGGAGAGAATTACAAATCACGGGTATACCGACCGTTTGATCGATTGGTATCCCGACGGTAAAAATTTGATTTTTGCCTCGATGATGAACAGCGGAAGGGAACGATTTAATCAATTTTTCAAAGTAAGTAAAGAAGGCGGCTTGCCCGAGCAACTTCCGATACCCTACGGCGAAATGGCGTCGGTTTCTCCCGACGGTAAAAAAATCGCTTATACTCCCCGTACTCGAGCATTCCGTACATGGAAAAGATACCGGGGAGGAATGAACGCCGACATCTGGATATTCGACCTCGAAAAGAAAACCGCGGAATTGATTATAGAAGGAGACTCGAACGATGAATTCCCTATGTGGCGAGGCGACAAAATTTATTTCCTTTCCGACAGAGGCAGCGAAAAGAGATTCAACATTTGGCAATACGACATTCCTACAAAGGCGCTAAAACAAATCACCAAATTCAAGGATTTCGACATTCATTTTCCCGCGCTCGGCAAAGACGAAATCGTATTTGAAGCCGGCGGCGCAATCTACCTGTTAAACCTGAATGACGAATCAACAAGAGAAATAAAAATCAAAGTCGTCACCGACAATATTACTCTTTTACCCAAAGAAGAAAACGTATCGAAATATCTGAGCAACGGCGACATTTCGCCTGACGGGAACAGAGTTCTTCTGGAAGCGCGGGGCGAAATCTTTTCGGCGCCTGTAAAAGAAGGCGTTACTTATAATCTTTCCAATTCTTCCGCCTCGGCCGAAAGATATCCCGCTTGGTCCCCAAACGGCAAATACGCAGCATACTGGAGCGATATAAACGGAGAGTATAACCTTACGATCTATGATTTTGAGAATCCGGGGAAAACCAAAATTCTGACTGACTTCGTAGACGGCTATCGTTATAATATTTATTGGTCGCCCGACAGCAAAAAATTGGCTTTTATCGATAAAGCCATGCAGATTCATATCTATGACATGAAAAAAAACAAAACCGTCAAAGTCGACAAATGCAATTACCTCTATCAGGGAGGACTCGATAATTTCAAAGTAAATTGGTCGCCCGACAGCAAATGGTTGGCGTATGCAAAAGATATGACCAATCGCAGCAGCGCTCTCTTTTTATTTAATCTGGACAATGAGAAATCGCAACAATTAACTTCGGGTTTCTATTCGGATTTCAATCCCGTATTCGATCCGGAAGGGAAATACCTTTTCTTTATGACCAACAGGGAACTGAACCCGCTCTACTCCGACCTCGACAACACATGGATTTATTCCAACACTACAAAACTGGCGGTAGCGACTCTTTCGAAGGATACAAAATCTTTAATGGCAGCAAAGAACGATACGACCGCAATTAAAAAAGAAGAAACGGATAAAAAAGACAAAGAAAAGGACGACAAGAAGAAAGACGATAAAAAAGATGAAAAGTCAAAAGACGTAAAAATAGACCTTGCCGATTTCGAAAACAGAGTTGAGCTTTTGCCCGTCGAAGCAGGCAATTTTGCCGGGATAGCCGCCGTTAAAGGGAAACTGATATTCCATCGTTTTCCCAATACGGGCTCCTCTTCAAAGAACAAACCTCTGAAATATCTCGATCTGGAATCGATGAAAGAAAAAGATATAGTCGACGATGCGGACGCTTTCAAAGTGAGCGCCGACGGAAACAAAATACTGGTTGTTAAGGACAGAGCCGTCTACGTAATCGACGCAAAAGAAAACCAGAAACTAAGCGATCGCGTTTCCACGGACAACCTCGTTATGAATATTACGCCTAAAGAAGAATGGAAACAAATATTCAACGACGTTTGGAGATTCGAACGCGACTTCTTCTACGATCCCAATATGCACGGCGTCGACTGGAAAAAGATGAAGGAGCGTTACGGTAAATTAATCGACAATTGCATTACCAGAGGAGACGTAAATTATGTTATCGGCGAATTGATCTCCGAATTGAACGCCTCGCACACATACCGCGGCGGCGGCGATATCGACTATCCCGAATCGAAAGACGTCGGCTATCTGGGCATCGATTGGACGGTGGATAACGGCAGATTTAAGATAAAGAAAATAATCGAAGGCGCCCCCTGGGATGCAGAAACGCGTTCGCCCCTGAGTCAACCAGCTTTGAATGTAAAAGCGGGTGATTATATACTTGCGGTCAACGGCGTTGAACTCGACACAAAAAAAGCGCCCTGGGAAGCCTTTACAGGACTTGCAAATAAAACCGTAGAACTCACCGTCAACGACAAGCCGACATTTGAAGGCGCCAGGAAAATTTATGTAAAAACCCTTTCGGCCGAAAATCGACTCCGGCATCTCGCATGGATTGAGTCGAATCGAAAATACGTCGACCAAAAAACAAACGGCAAAGTCGGTTATATCTACGTTCCGAATACAGGCATCGAAGGTCAAACCGAACTTGTCCGCCAATTCATGGCGCAATTCGATAAAGACGGACTGATAATCGACGAACGCTTTAACAGCGGCGGACAAATACCCGACAGGTTTATAGAACTGCTCAACAGAAAGCCGTTGGCATTTTGGGCGGTGCGCGACGGGAAAAATTGGAAGTGGCCTCCCATAGCGCACTTCGGTCCGAAAGTTATGTTAATCAACGGCTGGAGCGGTTCGGGCGGCGACGCATTCCCCGATTATTTCCGCAAAGCTGGCTTGGGCCCTTTGGTCGGGACTCGCACATGGGGCGGATTGATCGGAATTACAGGCGCGCCCAGACTGATTGACGGCGGAATTGTAACCGTTCCTACTTTCAGGATGTACGACCCCGACGGCAAATGGTTCAGAGAAGGTCACGGCGTCGACCCGGACTACGAAGTTATTGACGATCCGGCATTACTGTCGAAAGGGATCGACCCTCAAATCGATAAAGCTATCGAAGTGATTACGGATTTAATAAAGAAAAATCCCGCGCAATTCCCTAAACAACCGCCGTACGAAAAAAGATAA
- a CDS encoding efflux RND transporter permease subunit — MTLTKFSLKRKVTLVMIYSVIIGFSFFSFSQLKIDFFPNITFPIAGVITNYPGVGPEDIENLITRPIEETVSSVKNIEKVSSQSFKGSSIVTLEFKYGTDMDKAENDIRKNLDYIREYLPDDAEEPLVFVFDPSMMPVSFINISSPYLGPAELRRLSEDVIEPLLERVEGVASVVTQGGLRRQINVNMNPVNLSAYNLSPNEVLMAIQTSSGLQPAGNIETENKSYNLRVFSEYTSIDQIKNTIITYKNGTPVYVKDVANVIDGYKENATEVRSDYTEGVMVMIYKQSDANTVLTSRRIAEALPEITKRLPQETKFTVLWDQSDFILRAVNNLRNTAFIAFIMAFIVIYFFLRNLRGSIIMGISIPMSIITTFAVMYAADLTLNIISMAGLALAVGMLVDNSIVVLENIYRHRELGKDAETSAELGAKEVGIAITASTLTTISVFLPVLFVPNITGQLFKDMVLTITFSLVVSLLVALTLVPLMSSQLLKVKIDSSPKGKWSRWKDKVGVMLEKLSAKYKGWLHWSISHRKTVLAAVTFLFVLSLSISGLLGGEFLPRSDEALINVLIESPSGTPIEITRRYAHNIEQIIKETVAPKDLESVSLFFGTREGIGAFGTTASTIELFVRLKPVEERKISQFEIEDKLREKFDEIPGITYAFQQGGSFTTEKDIEVKIIGFDIDGAKAIANQIKSEMEKIEGLVDIALNTKETTPELQVHLNKEILNDFGLTNLMVAGNISTAIQGRVAAIYREKGDEYDIYVQYDKKYRKKKDALENMEIVLPTGGRIKLKDVAEITEEESTPTIFRENQSRFVSVGCALSGIDLSTAVAKINDIIQRTPIPSEYQVIIGGTAEDQQEAFFYLGLAFIAAILLVYMIMASLFESFVDPLIIMFTVPLSIIGVILFLAITGTTLSVMALVGIVMLVGIAVNNGIVLVDYINQLRKEGLELFEAVEEAGKTRMRPVLMTAMTTILGMVPLAIELGSGAETWSPLARAVIGGLLTTTLLTLIVIPVLYIVFERMGEKIKNKLRKRAAG, encoded by the coding sequence ATGACGTTGACAAAATTTTCACTTAAAAGGAAAGTTACGCTCGTAATGATCTACAGCGTAATTATCGGTTTCAGTTTTTTCTCGTTTTCTCAGTTGAAAATCGATTTCTTTCCCAATATTACTTTCCCGATAGCAGGCGTAATTACCAACTATCCGGGCGTGGGTCCGGAAGATATAGAAAATTTAATTACCCGTCCTATCGAAGAGACTGTTTCTTCCGTTAAAAATATAGAGAAAGTCAGCTCGCAATCCTTCAAGGGCTCTTCCATAGTAACTCTCGAGTTCAAGTACGGTACGGATATGGATAAAGCGGAAAACGACATCAGGAAGAATCTCGATTATATAAGAGAATATTTGCCCGACGATGCGGAAGAACCTCTCGTTTTTGTTTTCGATCCTTCGATGATGCCGGTAAGTTTTATAAATATCAGTTCGCCTTATCTCGGTCCGGCAGAACTCCGAAGACTTTCTGAAGATGTAATAGAGCCGTTGCTCGAAAGAGTGGAAGGCGTGGCGTCCGTCGTTACTCAGGGAGGTCTGCGCAGGCAGATTAATGTCAATATGAATCCGGTTAATTTATCGGCATACAATTTATCGCCGAATGAAGTTTTAATGGCGATTCAAACGAGCAGCGGTTTGCAGCCTGCGGGAAATATTGAAACGGAAAATAAAAGTTATAACTTGAGAGTATTCAGCGAATACACTTCGATCGATCAGATAAAAAATACAATAATAACGTACAAAAACGGAACGCCGGTTTATGTAAAAGACGTTGCGAACGTTATTGACGGCTATAAAGAAAACGCCACGGAAGTGCGTTCGGACTATACCGAAGGCGTTATGGTTATGATTTATAAACAATCCGACGCAAATACGGTTCTCACAAGCCGACGAATTGCGGAAGCATTGCCCGAAATTACGAAACGCCTCCCTCAGGAAACAAAATTTACGGTCTTGTGGGACCAGTCGGATTTTATTTTGAGGGCGGTCAACAATCTCAGAAATACAGCTTTTATTGCCTTCATAATGGCGTTTATTGTAATCTATTTCTTTCTGAGAAACTTGCGCGGCAGCATAATAATGGGAATATCGATACCCATGTCGATTATAACCACATTTGCCGTTATGTATGCAGCCGACCTGACATTGAATATCATTTCGATGGCGGGACTGGCTCTGGCTGTGGGAATGCTCGTGGATAATTCAATTGTGGTGCTGGAGAATATTTACCGTCACAGAGAATTGGGCAAAGACGCCGAAACCTCCGCGGAACTCGGCGCTAAAGAAGTAGGCATTGCAATCACAGCCTCAACTCTTACTACCATAAGCGTCTTTCTTCCCGTCCTGTTCGTTCCGAATATTACCGGGCAACTGTTTAAGGATATGGTTCTGACAATTACGTTCAGTTTGGTGGTCTCTCTGCTTGTGGCATTAACGCTGGTTCCGTTAATGTCCTCTCAATTATTAAAGGTAAAGATTGATTCCTCTCCAAAAGGTAAATGGAGCCGCTGGAAAGATAAAGTAGGCGTAATGCTGGAAAAATTGTCGGCGAAATATAAAGGGTGGCTTCATTGGTCGATTAGTCATAGGAAAACCGTTTTGGCTGCGGTAACCTTTTTATTTGTTTTATCGCTTTCCATTTCCGGATTGTTGGGCGGAGAATTTCTGCCCAGAAGCGATGAAGCTTTGATTAATGTTTTGATTGAATCTCCGTCCGGAACCCCAATAGAAATTACTAGGAGATATGCGCACAATATTGAACAAATAATTAAAGAAACCGTTGCCCCGAAAGATCTGGAATCCGTATCGCTCTTTTTCGGAACCCGCGAAGGCATCGGGGCTTTCGGCACTACCGCCAGTACGATTGAACTCTTTGTGAGATTAAAACCCGTCGAAGAAAGAAAGATATCCCAATTCGAAATCGAGGACAAATTGAGAGAAAAATTCGACGAAATTCCGGGCATAACTTATGCTTTCCAACAGGGCGGATCTTTTACTACCGAAAAAGACATCGAAGTGAAAATAATCGGGTTCGATATTGACGGCGCAAAAGCAATTGCAAATCAGATAAAATCTGAAATGGAAAAAATTGAAGGACTTGTAGATATCGCTTTGAATACAAAAGAGACCACGCCCGAACTGCAGGTTCATTTGAACAAAGAAATTCTGAATGATTTCGGATTGACAAATCTGATGGTCGCAGGCAATATATCGACGGCTATTCAAGGAAGAGTAGCTGCAATATACCGCGAAAAAGGCGACGAATACGATATCTACGTTCAATACGACAAGAAATATCGCAAAAAGAAGGACGCTCTTGAGAATATGGAAATAGTCCTACCGACCGGCGGCAGAATCAAATTAAAAGACGTGGCGGAAATTACCGAAGAAGAATCGACTCCTACAATATTCAGGGAAAATCAAAGCAGATTCGTCTCTGTGGGATGCGCTCTCTCCGGCATCGATCTTTCTACGGCAGTAGCTAAAATTAACGATATTATTCAGCGCACTCCTATCCCGTCGGAATATCAGGTTATTATCGGCGGTACGGCCGAAGACCAGCAGGAAGCGTTCTTTTATTTGGGACTCGCATTTATTGCGGCAATTTTACTCGTATATATGATTATGGCGTCTTTATTCGAATCTTTCGTGGATCCGTTAATTATTATGTTTACCGTGCCGTTGTCGATTATAGGAGTCATACTTTTTCTGGCAATTACAGGGACGACATTAAGCGTTATGGCATTGGTGGGAATTGTTATGCTTGTAGGTATTGCGGTCAATAACGGAATTGTATTGGTGGATTACATAAATCAGTTGCGAAAGGAGGGATTGGAATTATTTGAAGCTGTTGAAGAAGCGGGCAAAACAAGAATGCGTCCCGTATTGATGACTGCTATGACAACCATATTGGGAATGGTTCCTCTCGCAATCGAACTTGGTTCCGGCGCCGAGACCTGGTCTCCGTTGGCAAGAGCGGTAATCGGAGGCCTGTTAACGACAACGCTTCTTACTTTGATTGTAATACCGGTGCTTTATATTGTGTTCGAAAGAATGGGCGAAAAAATAAAGAATAAACTAAGAAAAAGGGCTGCCGGTTAA